The proteins below are encoded in one region of Sideroxydans lithotrophicus ES-1:
- the xerC gene encoding tyrosine recombinase XerC, protein MPAAEQVPATLQGYLAYLNNERNYSPLTAENYARDIRRLFELAGATPLPDLKSHHIRRYIAQLHGSGLGGRSLARVLSAWRGFYGYLMRDHGCKSNPCVGLRAPKAPKTLPHALSPDEAVKLVEMLVATPLDARDKAMFELLYSSGLRLAELVSLDPIDMDFADASVRVTGKGNKTRIVPLGSHAIDALKAWLAVRDQIAKPGETALFVGKNGARISPRTVQLQLRQRGITQGIASGVHPHLLRHSFATHVLQSSGDLRAVQEMLGHASISTTQVYTHLDFQYLAKIYDGAHPRAKKKT, encoded by the coding sequence ATGCCCGCCGCTGAACAAGTCCCTGCCACACTGCAAGGCTACCTCGCCTACCTGAACAACGAGCGTAATTATTCGCCGCTGACGGCTGAAAATTATGCGCGCGACATCCGCCGCCTGTTCGAACTTGCAGGAGCGACCCCGCTTCCCGACCTCAAAAGCCACCATATCCGCCGCTATATCGCACAGTTGCACGGCAGCGGACTCGGCGGCCGCTCGCTGGCGCGTGTGCTGTCGGCATGGCGCGGATTCTATGGTTACCTGATGCGCGACCACGGCTGCAAGAGCAATCCCTGCGTCGGCCTGCGCGCGCCGAAGGCGCCCAAGACCCTACCGCATGCGCTCTCGCCCGACGAAGCCGTGAAACTGGTGGAGATGCTGGTGGCGACGCCGCTGGATGCGCGCGACAAGGCGATGTTCGAACTGCTCTATTCTTCCGGCCTGCGTCTGGCCGAGCTGGTGAGCCTCGATCCCATCGATATGGACTTTGCCGACGCTTCGGTGCGTGTCACCGGCAAGGGCAACAAGACGCGCATCGTGCCGCTGGGCAGCCATGCGATCGATGCACTGAAGGCGTGGCTGGCGGTGCGCGACCAGATCGCCAAACCGGGCGAGACCGCGCTGTTCGTCGGCAAGAACGGCGCGCGCATCAGCCCACGCACCGTGCAGTTGCAATTGCGCCAGCGCGGCATCACCCAGGGTATCGCCAGCGGGGTGCACCCGCACTTGCTGCGCCACTCCTTCGCAACCCATGTGCTGCAATCCTCGGGCGACCTGCGCGCGGTGCAGGAGATGCTGGGCCACGCCAGCATCTCCACCACGCAGGTCTACACCCATCTCGACTTCCAGTACCTCGCCAAGATCTACGACGGTGCGCATCCGCGTGCCAAAAAGAAAACATGA
- the dapF gene encoding diaminopimelate epimerase, whose product MSLKFTKMHGAGNDFVVLDGVRQSVALSPEQIRYIADRHFGIGCDQVLLVEKTQRDEADFRYRIFNADGGEVEQCGNGARCFVRFVHDQNLTSKREIVVETKSGLISPRLEEDGRITVNMGLPIFDPAQIPFVSDSTEVIQPLQVGNESVQITVVSMGNPHAVQVVDDVETAPVATQGPFIEIHPRFPKRVNVGYMQVVDREHIRLRVYERGAGETLSCGTGACAAVVAGIRRKLLDNTVHVATRGGTLSITWAGERSPVMMTGPAITVFEGEINL is encoded by the coding sequence ATGTCCCTCAAATTCACCAAAATGCACGGCGCTGGCAACGATTTCGTGGTGCTCGACGGTGTGCGCCAATCGGTCGCGCTATCGCCCGAGCAGATCCGTTATATCGCCGACCGCCATTTCGGCATCGGTTGCGACCAGGTCTTGCTGGTGGAAAAGACCCAGCGCGACGAGGCTGATTTCCGCTATCGCATCTTCAACGCCGACGGCGGCGAAGTGGAGCAGTGCGGTAACGGGGCGCGTTGCTTCGTGCGCTTCGTGCACGACCAGAACCTCACCAGCAAGCGCGAGATCGTGGTCGAAACCAAAAGCGGCCTGATCTCGCCGCGCCTTGAGGAGGACGGACGCATCACCGTGAACATGGGTTTACCGATCTTCGATCCGGCCCAGATCCCCTTCGTGAGCGACAGCACCGAGGTCATCCAGCCCCTGCAGGTCGGCAACGAATCCGTGCAGATCACTGTCGTGTCCATGGGAAACCCGCATGCCGTGCAGGTGGTGGACGATGTGGAGACCGCGCCCGTAGCTACCCAGGGACCGTTCATCGAGATCCATCCGCGTTTCCCCAAGCGCGTGAATGTCGGCTACATGCAGGTCGTCGATCGCGAACATATACGGCTGCGCGTCTACGAGCGGGGCGCTGGCGAGACGCTGTCTTGCGGCACCGGCGCTTGCGCCGCCGTGGTCGCTGGCATCCGCCGCAAGCTGCTTGACAACACGGTGCATGTCGCCACGCGTGGTGGCACGCTCAGCATCACTTGGGCCGGCGAACGCTCGCCCGTGATGATGACCGGTCCGGCCATCACAGTGTTCGAGGGCGAGATCAACTTGTAA
- a CDS encoding rhodanese-like domain-containing protein, producing the protein MKLKKIFWTLAIIVGAALVVQQLQAADGIDAKQALSMEKQGALLLDVREPEEYKAVHAPNAKLIPLGQLGSRLPEIAAYKDKPIVVMCRSGRRSAMAVSQLRDAGYTQVSNVKGGIQAWEHDGLEVVKM; encoded by the coding sequence ATGAAATTGAAAAAGATATTCTGGACGCTGGCAATCATAGTGGGCGCGGCCCTGGTTGTGCAGCAATTGCAGGCGGCGGACGGCATAGATGCGAAGCAGGCGCTGAGCATGGAAAAACAGGGCGCATTGCTGCTGGATGTGCGCGAGCCTGAAGAATACAAAGCCGTACATGCACCGAATGCGAAACTGATCCCGCTGGGGCAGTTGGGCTCGCGCTTGCCGGAGATCGCGGCCTACAAGGACAAACCCATCGTGGTGATGTGCCGATCCGGGCGGCGTTCGGCAATGGCAGTTTCGCAATTGCGCGATGCAGGTTACACGCAGGTAAGCAATGTGAAGGGCGGCATCCAGGCGTGGGAACACGATGGGCTGGAAGTCGTGAAAATGTAA
- a CDS encoding rhodanese-like domain-containing protein — protein sequence MFGMNVKEIDATQLAQWVEDDGHKLRVIDVRQLEEIAHGTVPKAEALPLHVLPAKVHELDKSEKLIMICRSGARSAQACMFLQQQGFSNVYNLRGGMMGWVQSGFPAYRLG from the coding sequence ATGTTTGGAATGAACGTTAAGGAAATCGACGCAACCCAGCTCGCGCAATGGGTGGAAGACGACGGCCACAAACTGCGCGTGATCGACGTGCGCCAGTTGGAAGAGATCGCACATGGCACCGTGCCCAAGGCCGAGGCGTTGCCTTTGCATGTCCTGCCTGCCAAAGTGCACGAACTGGACAAGAGCGAGAAGCTGATCATGATCTGCCGCAGCGGCGCACGCTCGGCGCAAGCCTGCATGTTCCTGCAGCAACAGGGGTTCTCCAATGTGTACAACCTGCGCGGTGGGATGATGGGCTGGGTGCAGAGCGGTTTTCCTGCCTATCGGCTGGGTTGA
- the rodA gene encoding rod shape-determining protein RodA codes for MMNARLLKQRFMQHLDPVLLIALGGFALVSLVLLYSASDGSWMRVLSQAGNIVVAFGAMWIVANMPLHWLMRLAVPMYVLGMILLLLVMTPLGVTSHGATRWLNIGLATIQPSELMKIAVPLMMAWYFEKHEATLKLRNYFIATILLLVPVALIAKQPDLGTSILIGASGFYVLFLAGLSWRIMIGSALAAAASAPFLWSMLHDYQRHRIMMLFDPSQDALGKGYHTIQGMIAVGSGGILGKGYLNGTQTHLDFLPERTTDFIFAVWSEEFGLIGNMLLLGLYIFVIGRGFIITANASTYFTRLMAGSITLTFFTYTFVNMGMVSGILPVVGVPLPLISYGGTSMLTLMLGFGILMSIHTHKKLVKT; via the coding sequence ATGATGAACGCGAGACTACTCAAACAACGTTTCATGCAGCATCTCGATCCTGTGCTGTTGATCGCCCTCGGGGGGTTCGCACTGGTCAGTCTGGTGCTGCTGTACAGTGCCAGCGACGGCAGCTGGATGCGCGTGTTGTCCCAGGCCGGCAATATCGTGGTGGCCTTCGGCGCGATGTGGATCGTCGCCAACATGCCGCTGCACTGGCTGATGCGCCTCGCGGTACCGATGTATGTACTCGGCATGATCCTGCTGCTGCTGGTGATGACGCCGCTTGGTGTGACCAGCCACGGCGCGACGCGCTGGCTCAACATCGGTCTGGCCACCATCCAGCCTTCCGAGCTGATGAAGATCGCCGTGCCGCTGATGATGGCCTGGTATTTCGAAAAGCACGAGGCGACGCTGAAACTGCGCAATTATTTCATCGCCACCATCCTGTTGCTGGTGCCGGTGGCACTGATCGCAAAGCAGCCGGATCTGGGTACGTCCATCCTCATCGGCGCGAGCGGATTCTATGTGCTGTTCCTCGCCGGCCTGTCCTGGCGCATCATGATCGGCTCCGCCTTGGCCGCCGCGGCCAGCGCGCCGTTCCTGTGGTCGATGCTGCACGACTACCAGCGCCACCGCATCATGATGCTGTTCGACCCCTCGCAGGACGCACTGGGCAAGGGCTACCACACCATCCAGGGGATGATCGCGGTGGGCTCCGGCGGCATCCTCGGCAAGGGCTACCTGAACGGCACGCAGACGCACCTCGATTTCCTGCCCGAGCGCACCACCGATTTCATCTTTGCAGTCTGGTCCGAAGAGTTCGGCCTGATCGGCAACATGCTGCTGCTGGGCCTGTATATCTTTGTCATCGGGCGCGGCTTCATCATCACCGCCAATGCCTCCACCTATTTCACCCGCCTGATGGCGGGCAGCATCACGCTCACCTTCTTCACCTATACCTTCGTCAACATGGGCATGGTCAGCGGCATCCTGCCGGTGGTGGGCGTGCCGCTGCCGCTGATCAGCTACGGCGGCACATCCATGCTCACGCTGATGCTCGGTTTTGGTATCCTGATGAGCATCCATACGCACAAGAAACTCGTTAAAACCTGA
- a CDS encoding DUF484 family protein gives MKMKAEDVAQYLQDNPLFFEDHAEMLSQINLPHPHGGRTISLSERQLLTLRERVKELEKKLHELLEFAKENDALQLKVHQFNCALFGPHDRSTLQSLITHNLRDIFAVPHVALHLWKDEPPSAEVLAFADEHQLPVCAHHAVHDTLPWFGESAEHLRSFAYLPLRAHGQTIGLLILASEDKERFYPEMGTLFLQRIAETLGSAFNLHV, from the coding sequence ATGAAGATGAAAGCAGAAGATGTAGCACAATACTTGCAGGACAACCCCCTGTTTTTCGAAGACCACGCCGAGATGCTGTCGCAGATCAATCTGCCCCATCCGCACGGGGGGCGCACCATCTCATTGAGCGAGCGTCAGTTGCTGACCCTGCGCGAACGCGTGAAGGAGCTGGAAAAGAAACTGCATGAATTGCTGGAGTTCGCCAAGGAGAACGACGCGCTGCAGCTCAAAGTGCATCAGTTCAATTGCGCCCTGTTTGGCCCGCATGACCGTTCAACGCTGCAAAGCCTGATCACACATAACCTGCGCGATATTTTTGCCGTTCCCCATGTCGCATTGCATCTGTGGAAAGACGAACCCCCCAGCGCGGAAGTGCTGGCTTTTGCCGATGAGCACCAGCTGCCGGTCTGCGCCCACCACGCGGTGCACGACACCCTGCCCTGGTTCGGCGAATCGGCCGAACACCTGCGCTCGTTCGCCTATCTGCCCTTGCGCGCCCATGGCCAAACCATCGGCCTGCTCATCCTCGCCAGCGAAGACAAGGAGCGTTTCTATCCCGAGATGGGCACGCTGTTCCTGCAACGCATCGCCGAAACGCTGGGCAGCGCGTTCAACCTGCATGTGTGA
- a CDS encoding CoA-binding protein, with amino-acid sequence MNFANPSPEDICKLLREVHSVAVVGLSPNTARPSFRVAQALQSFGHRIIPVRPLVTEVLGEKAYPDLESLPELPDIVDVFRAPEHVPAIVDSCIELGIKRLWLQDGVVHEEAALRAQQAGIIVVMDRCMFRDHTQLCNP; translated from the coding sequence ATGAATTTTGCCAATCCCAGCCCCGAAGACATCTGCAAACTGTTGCGCGAGGTGCATAGCGTCGCCGTAGTGGGGCTTTCCCCCAATACTGCCCGGCCCAGTTTCCGCGTGGCGCAGGCATTGCAAAGCTTTGGCCACCGTATTATCCCGGTTCGCCCTTTGGTGACTGAAGTTCTGGGCGAAAAGGCTTACCCCGATCTTGAAAGCCTGCCCGAATTGCCGGACATCGTGGATGTCTTCCGTGCACCTGAGCATGTGCCAGCTATCGTGGATAGCTGTATCGAGCTGGGGATCAAAAGGCTGTGGTTGCAGGACGGCGTGGTACACGAGGAAGCTGCGCTGCGGGCGCAGCAGGCAGGCATCATCGTGGTGATGGACAGGTGCATGTTCCGCGACCACACCCAGCTGTGCAACCCTTGA
- a CDS encoding response regulator codes for MNSILLIEDFEDIRHWLAGLLRQAFGEVNVTEAATVAQGYSALDSKSFDLIVVDLNLPDGTGVDILRRAKMQGLAGYCVVATAYDDDAHLLPALNAGADGYLLKDQTDEQLIRDLHGILNGAPPLSPPVARRIMQLAKQTPATSLLLVPLTAREEEVLTYIAKGLSRTEIAQLLSVSAHTIIAHVRSIYSKLDISSRAEATVEAIRRGLIST; via the coding sequence TTGAACAGCATACTGCTGATAGAAGACTTTGAAGATATCCGCCACTGGCTCGCTGGTTTGTTGCGTCAGGCATTCGGGGAGGTGAATGTCACAGAGGCTGCCACCGTGGCCCAAGGCTATTCTGCGTTAGATTCGAAATCGTTCGATCTGATAGTGGTTGATCTCAATCTCCCAGATGGAACAGGCGTGGATATACTCCGGCGGGCCAAAATGCAAGGGTTGGCGGGGTACTGCGTCGTTGCTACAGCATATGACGACGATGCTCATCTGCTACCTGCACTAAACGCTGGTGCCGATGGCTATTTGCTAAAGGATCAAACGGACGAGCAGTTGATCCGTGATCTCCACGGGATTCTGAATGGCGCTCCACCACTCTCGCCACCAGTGGCCCGACGCATCATGCAGTTGGCCAAACAAACCCCTGCGACATCGTTGTTGCTGGTACCACTCACTGCGCGCGAAGAAGAGGTATTGACCTATATCGCCAAGGGATTAAGCCGCACAGAGATTGCACAACTGCTCAGCGTGAGTGCCCATACCATTATCGCGCACGTGCGCTCGATTTACTCCAAGCTTGATATCTCCTCTCGCGCAGAAGCCACTGTTGAAGCAATACGGCGAGGCTTGATCAGTACTTAA
- a CDS encoding sensor histidine kinase — protein sequence MLNNLSGQAMTRYKWLPSFAPVTIITISAILTVSLAVLSTELAMREPWLGVVFDPTYDGEGVRVEQVVHDSPASGKLSAGDIIVAFETPPHERVAVRSLATQEDPDYLGSYAEYNEFMDLQQRVWEAISSSSFTVILDDGRRAKINPLAIPGPTALPAVFWWLVIFGGTSFLLGISAWSLRRKDPVARALAISGMGFMVASYCCGIYVARELVMPSNLFYAMVSASHLGFVVFAYAAISTFWYCPRKLGSGPAVWILAIWGAGTWLNETMQWSWPIHPFYAPLVVAFLILVLFTFLQWRKSLGAPLERAMLKWMLTTMLITLGLNVVLFCIPIILTGKPITSTVLTFGSVFVFYLGLSIGNIRYQQFDLQHWWFKAWQWLIFITIALIADALFVYWWHLTEITSGGLAMVVGGFYLLARQWFWGRFSGNSSRALDHALPHLVDALMLQRQRVTPDQQWRQIIERIFDPLTVKVSPDRREAAIIEQGGLVLQLPSLDGLGAMELFCCGQGKRLFVSTDVKLANRLLELMRYSRDIIAAREQGAQEERHRIQRDLHDDVAARLLSLIHQTREPTISKVARNALRGLRDVIYVLGAEEAQLADVITDIEAGAREQLAGLGVHFEWRSPERWPAVMLNSQQHINLRRISREAITNAIRHAQAENIIMEVGLNSGGLFLRISSDGALTEPSSWVPGRGLHNIKSRVAEMNGSHEWGIERQAADKQYCYLAVQMPYHK from the coding sequence GTGCTCAATAATCTCAGCGGACAGGCTATGACTCGCTACAAGTGGCTTCCTTCTTTTGCGCCAGTGACCATCATCACTATTTCGGCGATATTGACAGTAAGTTTAGCTGTGTTGTCTACAGAGCTTGCCATGCGCGAGCCGTGGTTGGGCGTCGTCTTTGATCCAACCTACGACGGAGAAGGGGTGCGTGTCGAGCAGGTTGTGCACGACAGCCCGGCATCCGGAAAATTAAGTGCTGGCGATATTATCGTTGCATTTGAGACACCGCCGCATGAAAGAGTAGCTGTTCGCTCGCTGGCTACACAGGAAGACCCTGACTATTTAGGCAGCTACGCAGAATACAATGAGTTTATGGACCTTCAGCAACGGGTTTGGGAGGCCATTTCATCTTCATCATTCACCGTTATTCTGGACGATGGCCGGAGAGCCAAAATCAACCCGCTCGCCATCCCGGGACCGACAGCGCTGCCTGCTGTGTTCTGGTGGCTGGTAATCTTCGGCGGAACTTCTTTTCTCCTCGGTATAAGCGCATGGAGCCTGCGGCGCAAAGACCCGGTTGCAAGGGCTCTGGCGATATCGGGCATGGGGTTTATGGTGGCATCCTACTGCTGCGGTATCTATGTGGCACGCGAACTTGTGATGCCGTCAAACCTCTTTTATGCCATGGTGTCTGCCAGTCACCTCGGCTTCGTCGTATTCGCCTATGCTGCGATTTCCACCTTCTGGTACTGCCCGCGAAAATTGGGTAGTGGCCCCGCGGTCTGGATATTAGCTATTTGGGGTGCTGGAACATGGCTCAACGAGACGATGCAGTGGAGTTGGCCGATCCACCCCTTTTATGCGCCGCTTGTCGTGGCCTTCCTCATACTGGTGCTATTCACGTTCCTGCAGTGGCGCAAATCCCTGGGCGCACCACTGGAACGCGCAATGCTCAAGTGGATGCTGACAACCATGTTGATCACACTGGGGCTTAACGTTGTACTGTTTTGCATTCCCATCATATTAACGGGCAAACCCATTACCTCCACCGTGCTTACTTTTGGTTCGGTGTTTGTGTTTTATCTAGGACTTTCCATTGGCAACATTCGCTACCAGCAATTTGATCTGCAGCACTGGTGGTTTAAGGCGTGGCAATGGCTGATCTTCATAACAATTGCCCTGATTGCCGATGCGCTTTTTGTCTATTGGTGGCACCTGACAGAAATTACATCGGGCGGCTTAGCGATGGTTGTCGGAGGATTTTATCTTCTGGCACGCCAGTGGTTCTGGGGGCGCTTCTCGGGAAACAGCAGCAGAGCGTTGGATCATGCCCTGCCACATCTGGTGGACGCACTCATGCTGCAGCGACAAAGAGTAACGCCGGATCAGCAGTGGCGGCAGATCATCGAGCGCATATTCGATCCACTCACGGTGAAAGTGAGCCCGGACAGACGCGAGGCCGCAATCATCGAACAGGGTGGGCTGGTGCTGCAACTTCCCAGCCTTGACGGCCTTGGAGCGATGGAGCTTTTCTGTTGCGGCCAGGGGAAACGGTTGTTTGTTTCCACGGATGTAAAGTTGGCAAACCGATTGCTGGAACTCATGCGTTATTCGCGGGACATAATCGCGGCGCGCGAGCAGGGGGCGCAGGAAGAGCGTCATCGCATCCAACGAGATCTGCACGATGATGTTGCAGCACGATTGTTATCACTGATCCACCAAACGCGTGAACCCACAATCAGCAAGGTCGCGCGCAATGCATTGCGCGGCTTGCGTGATGTCATCTACGTCCTCGGTGCAGAGGAGGCGCAGCTTGCCGATGTGATTACCGACATCGAAGCCGGTGCGCGTGAACAGCTGGCAGGGTTGGGGGTCCATTTTGAGTGGCGTTCTCCAGAGAGATGGCCTGCAGTCATGCTCAATTCGCAGCAACACATCAACTTGCGCCGAATTTCGCGAGAGGCGATCACCAATGCGATCAGGCATGCTCAGGCAGAAAATATAATCATGGAAGTTGGCCTGAATAGCGGGGGGCTCTTCCTGCGAATCAGCAGTGATGGTGCACTGACCGAGCCATCCAGTTGGGTGCCGGGCAGAGGATTGCATAATATCAAGTCTCGCGTTGCAGAAATGAACGGCTCCCACGAATGGGGGATTGAGCGCCAGGCAGCAGACAAGCAATATTGCTATCTTGCCGTACAAATGCCATACCATAAGTGA
- a CDS encoding class I SAM-dependent rRNA methyltransferase — translation MSQTKPRSPSTPHRQSQGGKDFRKRVQRSSKHPAATTAPQAASKPRLGNPAAKPCITLKAGREKSLQRRHPWIFSGAIECVDGTPASGDTVAVRDFSGDFLAWAAYNADSQITARVWSWREKDVIDANFFRSRIADALAARKALGLERDSNGMRMIHGESDGLPGLIVDRYGDVLVMQLGSAGPEHWRDTLADILQELCAPVCIYERSDSDGRELEGLPVRSGVLRGALPDKVEVTEHGIRFAVDVAAGQKTGFYLDQRDNRALTGTLAAGRDVLNCFCYTGGFSLYALRGGAKSVLSIDSSQEALQLAQTNVQLNALDAAKAEWQCADVFDALRKLRDQNRKFDLIVLDPPKFAPTAAFAEKASRAYKDINLLGFKLLRPGGLLFTYSCSGGISDDLFQKIIAGAALDAGVDAQIVKKLHAAADHPVLLTFPEGAYLKGLVLRVVG, via the coding sequence ATGAGCCAGACAAAACCAAGATCGCCTTCCACACCGCACCGCCAATCGCAGGGCGGCAAGGATTTCCGCAAGCGCGTGCAACGCAGCAGCAAACATCCAGCTGCGACAACTGCTCCTCAAGCTGCTTCAAAACCCAGGCTCGGGAACCCCGCTGCCAAACCCTGCATCACGCTCAAGGCGGGCCGCGAAAAATCCCTGCAGCGCCGTCATCCGTGGATATTCTCCGGTGCGATCGAGTGCGTCGACGGCACGCCTGCCAGCGGCGATACCGTGGCCGTACGTGATTTCTCCGGAGATTTCCTCGCCTGGGCGGCCTACAACGCCGATTCGCAGATCACCGCCAGAGTGTGGTCGTGGCGCGAAAAGGACGTCATCGATGCGAACTTCTTCCGCAGCCGCATCGCCGATGCACTGGCCGCACGCAAAGCTCTCGGGCTCGAGCGCGACAGCAACGGCATGCGCATGATCCACGGCGAATCGGACGGGCTGCCCGGCCTCATCGTGGACCGCTACGGCGATGTGCTGGTAATGCAGCTCGGCAGCGCGGGCCCCGAACATTGGCGCGACACCTTGGCCGATATCCTGCAGGAGCTGTGCGCACCCGTCTGCATCTACGAACGCTCGGATTCCGACGGCCGCGAGCTGGAAGGCTTGCCTGTGCGCAGCGGCGTGCTGCGCGGCGCATTGCCGGATAAAGTCGAAGTAACCGAACACGGCATCCGCTTTGCGGTGGATGTGGCCGCCGGACAGAAGACCGGTTTCTACCTCGACCAGCGCGACAACCGCGCGTTGACCGGCACGCTGGCTGCCGGCCGCGACGTGCTCAACTGTTTCTGCTACACCGGCGGCTTCTCGCTCTACGCCTTACGCGGCGGCGCGAAATCGGTGCTGTCCATCGATTCGTCGCAGGAAGCGCTGCAGCTGGCGCAAACCAATGTGCAATTGAATGCACTCGATGCCGCCAAGGCGGAATGGCAATGCGCCGACGTGTTCGACGCGCTGCGCAAACTGCGCGACCAGAACCGCAAGTTCGACCTCATCGTGCTCGACCCGCCCAAGTTCGCACCCACCGCCGCCTTCGCCGAAAAGGCCTCGCGCGCCTACAAGGACATCAATCTGCTCGGATTCAAGTTGTTGCGGCCGGGCGGCCTGCTGTTCACCTACTCCTGCTCGGGCGGCATCAGCGACGACCTGTTCCAGAAGATCATCGCCGGTGCGGCGCTGGATGCGGGCGTGGATGCGCAGATCGTGAAGAAGCTGCATGCGGCAGCGGATCATCCGGTGCTGCTGACTTTTCCTGAGGGAGCTTATCTGAAGGGTTTGGTGTTGCGGGTGGTCGGATAA
- a CDS encoding DUF1304 domain-containing protein produces the protein MHTVASIAVGIVALIHVYILVLEMFLWEKHTGMRAFGLTREFASATRILAANQGLYNGFLAAGLFWSLYTGDVQVQRFFLGCVVTAGFYGAITANAKILWVQAAPAAVALVLLGFVPGY, from the coding sequence ATGCATACCGTCGCCAGCATCGCGGTTGGCATCGTTGCACTCATCCACGTGTACATTCTCGTGCTGGAGATGTTCCTGTGGGAGAAACACACTGGCATGCGCGCCTTCGGCCTGACCAGGGAATTCGCCTCCGCCACGCGGATACTCGCGGCGAACCAGGGTTTGTATAACGGTTTTCTTGCGGCGGGATTGTTCTGGAGCCTGTACACGGGCGATGTCCAGGTGCAGCGGTTCTTCCTGGGTTGTGTGGTGACGGCGGGTTTCTACGGTGCGATCACCGCGAATGCCAAGATACTCTGGGTGCAGGCGGCACCGGCGGCGGTGGCATTGGTGTTGTTGGGGTTCGTGCCGGGCTACTGA
- a CDS encoding septal ring lytic transglycosylase RlpA family protein — MKTRSLLVLLAAFAVTACSTTQKPGDIQGAAPVVDAVSGPSGQSARAPSAAPATSGGGYLPGDGPGTDIPANIASIPDAVPKAEPLHRYANRPYSALGKTYTPMQVPGNYKQRGIASWYGKKFNGQRTSIGEIYDMYGMTAAHPTLPIPSYARVTNIANGKSVVVRINDRGPFLHDRIMDLSYAAAYKLGFINSGSAEVEVESIAVDGNAPVVASVEPPAVNVAPIAATPAAMETTSLPVETAGAGNGKVYLQLGAFKSAEGAASFLAKMRAELGDGSKALTLYRKGGLTRIHLGPYANADEAHKAATSVASTLGFKPFVSMH, encoded by the coding sequence ATGAAAACAAGATCGCTGTTGGTATTGTTAGCCGCATTTGCTGTGACCGCCTGTTCCACCACGCAAAAGCCGGGCGACATCCAGGGCGCAGCGCCGGTAGTGGATGCCGTCTCCGGACCCAGCGGACAGTCCGCGCGCGCTCCGTCAGCCGCGCCGGCTACATCCGGCGGTGGCTACCTGCCCGGCGACGGCCCCGGCACAGACATCCCGGCCAATATCGCTTCGATCCCCGATGCCGTGCCCAAGGCCGAACCGCTGCACCGTTATGCCAACCGCCCCTACTCCGCACTGGGCAAGACTTACACACCGATGCAGGTGCCGGGCAACTACAAGCAGCGCGGCATCGCCTCCTGGTACGGCAAGAAGTTCAATGGTCAGCGCACTTCCATCGGCGAGATCTACGACATGTACGGCATGACCGCGGCCCATCCCACGCTGCCGATCCCCAGCTATGCGCGCGTCACCAATATCGCGAACGGCAAATCCGTCGTCGTGCGCATCAACGACCGTGGCCCGTTCCTGCATGACCGCATCATGGATCTCTCCTATGCCGCTGCGTACAAGCTGGGCTTCATCAACAGCGGCAGCGCCGAAGTCGAAGTCGAGAGCATCGCCGTCGACGGCAACGCGCCAGTCGTAGCTTCTGTCGAGCCACCCGCGGTCAACGTAGCGCCCATCGCCGCGACTCCCGCGGCGATGGAAACGACCAGCCTGCCGGTCGAGACCGCAGGCGCGGGCAATGGCAAGGTCTACCTGCAGCTCGGCGCGTTCAAGTCTGCAGAAGGTGCGGCCAGCTTTCTGGCCAAGATGCGCGCCGAACTGGGCGATGGCAGCAAGGCGCTGACCCTGTATCGAAAAGGCGGGCTGACGCGCATACATCTCGGCCCCTATGCGAATGCAGACGAGGCCCATAAAGCTGCCACCAGCGTCGCATCGACACTGGGCTTCAAGCCTTTCGTCAGCATGCACTGA